The region TCGCTTGCTTTCTCTGCCATTCACACACCactgcaatttttatttatttatcatgtcatattgtgtgtttttctcgcatATTTCTCCCgatattttggcattctctgcacatatCTTCTCATTTCATGATATTCTCTGTGTCTTCccttgttcttttaagtttttatactttttagaatattggaatatttgttgattggaatattttcttgagatattgtccatgaaaatcctattatttCTATGTGTTGGGTGAATATCCATGCTGTTTGGATTACTATATTTGCTTATGTATTTctggcatccaattgacaaccctcataataccacattgtttttagaactaacaggatctaatctttcttggtattgatatttttggaaatatttctgcttaaatcttttcaggaatatgtcatctaGCGTCTCCCAGCAAAGTGTcagacagatggatcctttgcaAAAgagactattgttgaagtcatatgttcaaaatccaaaggtttgaggatttagatgagcttttcccccagctcatgcagcgCCCCTTCTTCAGATCTACACCAGTCTTGCAAaccagttgactagaggatttcaatctgaGGATGATCAGTTTCAAGCTTTGCAGACTCAAGTGACTAAAGGTTTTCAGTTTAAGGATTTCCGGCTTTAGGAGCATGAAACCGAAGTGGTTCAAATTCATATCAATGTGCAAAACACTCTCTGCCACTTAATGCCAGAGGACCAATGAGATTTAGAGCCCTGAGGTTTTTACTTTCCTCTTATGGTTTTTGAGCTTCtgttgagacactttactattatctttgttgttttggattttagtacTTTTTGTCTGTGGTTTTTactactttgtttacccttttgtccttttgagacaaaaagggggagtattgtTTTTGGACcagatttgtatttttaatcggtcaagtgatttttgtcccagaatggccaaaggggaagtttattagttttattagctgtattctatttgacaaaatcacttttatgtaatgttgctactttatTAGGGATGTCgtttattttagagtcttcatttcagaaaagtgtttcaaaatgctcaaagaagattctatgcagattccaagtcaaagaagtcggatcccaatcttccgtctggacggcccagtcatgcgtcTAAACGCCCATCAGTTTCCAAAAgtttcaaacagttcaaggttacatccgtccggacgtcgcGGCAATGCGTCCGGACACTTATCAGAGTTCGACAAGAAATCAAATTTCCtttctcagacacagatatgggaagacagttgcaaccgttcggacaacaggacaacaccgtccgaacgctatccttgataaggctagacgtggagaagaattgtaaCCGTCTAAacgtcaaggcaacaccgtctggacgcggtccttattatggtatttacgtgcagcagaagtgcaaccatctggacgctagggcaacaccgttatGGAAAATCGGTTGGACAGTTGTCCGTCAGGACGATCTCAGCTTACCTCCGGACCCCGCCTAAAGAAAACtgaatcagtgtcgatttaggtcttatgtaccctataaatagaggcatctaggcatgtacaatttatagtattcggtattgaattcttcatagcttagagagtatattttagggagaatttgtgaagatccgctagctctcaagcagttgtcgttgtgtgctgttgttgtgctcattATTGAaaggcattcacgttgggttacgtgtcagaatgctagatacgatcgctacatcggatatgtgagtgttactatatatgtactagctttgtcttctgatagtggatttcctgggtttggctgcctcaaagtggtttttctcttaattgagtttccacttcgttaacaaaataattgtgttctttaaattccacatttacattatttttttacacgttgcacacacacacagttaaattagaagtcatttaatttttcagaacTAAAGTTCTATAGTTCTCAAAACCCCAGTTGAAGTCCCGGGCCCAACCTAGATCCCAGAGCCAGGGCACAAGTGTGAGCTGCTTTAAGCACTACTTTGCTTTGGCCTTGTAGTGATGGTACTTCTTTCGAAGTCTCTTGAAGCGGCTCTCGGCATCCTTCTACAGCTCGGATGAAAGCTTCTTATATGCCTCGCCTTTCTCATTTGTAGTATTAGTAGCCATTAGATCCGATTCCAACATGGCTACCCAAGCTCGAGAGGAACCGAGTTCCACAGCCAAGTTGTCCATGGCCTCCTCTTCATCGGCAAGCTAAACAAGTGCCTCGACCCTTTGATTTTCAACCTTGGAAGTCCACTTGCGTAAAGCCTCCAGCTGAATCCAACCCTCAATGATCTCTCAGTTTCGAGCCTCAATTTCCTAGTCTTGGGTCTCGATCAAGTTTTTCAACCACTCGACTTCGGATTCAAGCACCTTTAACTTTGAAACCTCATTCTCGAGGCTCACGATCCTAGCCCGCATCTTGAAAACTTTCGGCAGATTGGTACTCTAGTGCCTCTGAAAGTTCCACCACAGTGTGGCCAGTTTGACTATGAATTGAAAGATTCAACAAAGGGTTAGTTAGAAAATGACTAAGTACAAAAATATTGACTGAGAGGAAAAGGGAAACCTTACCTAGAATTAAGAATGCACAAGGATCTTGACAAACCGCTCGGGTGTAGTCCTCCCAATATCTGACAAAAAGTCCTCTAGAAGAATTGAAAAGATAGCCTCTAGTGGGCATCCGAGCAACCCATCCCTGAGGGACTTGATAGGGGCCCTTCTCCTGGAAGAACCCGCATCGTTGGTGGTTGACATGGAATCGGAAGGAACCGCTCCGGTTTGCTGCTGGCCTCGGCTCGAACATTAGTCTCGAAGTTGACCGACTCAAAACCCAAAGGACCCATCCTGGATAGATGCTGATGATCCTCGACTCGAGAAGGTTCTAGCTAATCTTCTGAGGGCACATGAGATCTCGGCTCTTCGCTGTTCTTGGACCCGGAAGCGCTGATTGGACTGTCAATAGGATTCAGAACGGGATTCAGAGGCGAAGAGATGGTTTGATGCTCTTCCTCCAACTCTGCCTCTAAGCCATCCGTTACATGATCATCATCCGACAAACCAGCTTGAAGGAAGGGCCCCTCTGACGGTGTGTATGCCGGACAACGAAAAATAACCTTAGCTTCACTAATTCGACCAAACAGATACATGGTCGAATCCGAGGCAAGTTTTGGACTCTTGGAAGCTTCACTAGCTCTTCCCTTGCCTTTATCAGCATCCTTGCGCTTTTCGGCGCATATCTTCGCCCAACAAGGGCCTCGCTGCTAACTGGCCCCGGCAGCATCTTCTATGATTTCCAGAGGAGGGGTCGAACTCCTTCCCCCCTCGGGAATAGGTTCTTCCACCAGGCGGAAGATGGGCGACGCGACCCTCTCCGTTCCGGCAACCTCCCGATCTATTGAAGCTGCTAGGGTGAAACTTTTTGTGGCCTCGGGAGTGGCCTCAATTTGAAATTCGGGGACTGCTTCCCGAGCGATGGCCGTAATAGGTTGCTTGGCTGTCCTCATCGGAGGCATATGCCTCGGTCAGGAGGCAGCCATAGGATGTTGTtgagtctttttctttttggaggcTTTCTCCAAAACACCTCCTGGTGCAGTGGCCTCGGGTTCGTCAGTCCTTTTCTTCTTTGCCTTGCCCTTTTTGTCGAGTAAGACTTTGTCTTTAGGAATGTAGTACCCGAAATGCTCCCTCATAGCGACATTCGTGATGATCTTGTCGAAATCAATTCCATCCATGATGTTCACTGCCTATCGCGAGATTGAGATCATATTGGCAACCTGGGCCCGATCGACAATGTTCAAATGTGGGGGCTCCCTTAAGTCATCAACAAGAGGCCTCCATTCTCGAGGAATTCTTTGATCCTCGGAAAGCAGCTCAGTAGCGAGGCACTCCCACTCTCCAGAGACCCAGAAGAACTGCTGCTCCCAGTATTTATTGTTGGAGTAGTTTTTCTTTGGCCAGATAAAAATCGGGTTCTAGCGAACTTGAAACTCTACCGTCCTGTTGCATCCGGCGGACGGCTGGTAAATGCTGAAATACTGGGGGATGGTCATCTAGCTCTTAAGCACCATCCGGCACAAAATGTAGGAGGCAAAGAGATACCTCCATCCGTTCAACACGATTTGGCTCAAAGCCACCATAAAAAACAACAGAAGTTCCAAAGCGATGGCCGAAAAGGGAAACCGGAGTCCAACCATCAGCACCATCCGGCAAATAGTCACTCCCCGCCATTGATAGTCTGGGTGCCTAGATCTTGGAAGTGGAGCCGGATGGAGGAGGTAATGTCGTAGTTGTTGCGAAGGACGTGCTCATCCTTTGTGATTAGTCTCGCCGGACGGCAATTCTCCAAGGGAACTAGAACCTGAGCCCCGAGAGTCAGAGGAGCTCCCTTAGCATGAATCTGCTCCTCTTAGAGCTCAGGGTGAGCATTGTTCTCGGATGAGTTTTCGGATTCGGAATCAAAAGATCTTTTTTGAGAAGCTTGGGTgtgaaaacttgaaaaataaagGTTCGAGAGCGAGAAGGTTCGAGAGCAAGAAGATTTGAGAGCAACAAGGCTTGAGAGtaagaagtgaaaataaaatagtcAAAGAAGGTTTTTAAAAGGCAGGCATCATTAATGTATCAACTGGCAACGCACGCCTAAGAGTCTAATTGACGCCCATCAAATCGCCAACTGACAGCATGCGTCCGGGACTTGAGGCGTCGTCCATTAAGTCTCCAACCGTCAGCACCGAACTGAGAATCGAGGCGTCATCAAAGTGATACCTTGAGCAGGCGTGGATCCGAAAAATGAGGCAaactgatcattattcttaaaaggcGACGACAATGTCAGGTACGCATCTTGAGGAAAGATTTGAAAAATTGCAATTATTAAATTCTCTAAAACTTATATTTCGaataagagaatttttttttttttggggtaactgttgggaaaatTATTATTCCCCAAAGCCCGAGCAAGCACATGAACAAATTAGTGGGCCTAATCAGTTCAACAAGCCTAAAGCAAGGCCCATGAAGACCCAGTCGGTCATCACAGTCCTGGGACATCATTGTCTCGGGAATACGAGAAGAACATACGGAGTATCCATCTCCAGTTGGTCCCGAGAACGGATTTCTCGGGACTACCATGAGGTGGTATGGATAGAGTATGCTGGTATTCTTATCCCGATATTACAGCCGAGATTTATGGAAGATACTTGATCTATAACTCCCTAAGAAGATACCGGAGGGACTCTATCCCAGATCTTCCGGGATAATCTTATCCCCTCAAGATATGGGATAAGATGCGTATTCCAATTCAACTAAAGGGTAGTCCAACCCGAATCGGACTCTCCGAAAGATAAAGATCTGATCCCACACAATCTGGGAATTAGACTCCTAATTGAATTATATCATAGCACTCCAACTCTATCAGAACtacatgcctataaataagccAAGACCCCAGATATCAAAACTCTCTGATCTCTCTAATATTCACATGCTCCTAATACTCCTTGAAATTGTCTATTATAATCTAATTTAGGCATTGGAGTGGGACCCGTCGGCAAACCTGACAagcttttattgttttaaagATTGTAGAGAAAGCGAATCAAAAggtgacacgtcaccataccgaaaactataCCAACATAGTAGATCTTATCTATGATTAACACCTAATTTAAGaattaacttcttctttttttataaaaaaaaaaaaaatggtaaattgtAGCACTGCCCTTCTTAAAAACGTCTCTTAAGAGCATTCTTAATGGCTTAGCTATTTTTACCTTTAATCTAAAATGACTAACCAATTCACTAAAAAGTCCATCGATCCGATTATGAAAATCAAATGCACAATGCATTTGTGAATGGTGCAACTCCCCATGTAAAGTTGCATTATTCAcatatgagaaatgatcaaaacactcacaatgTGTCTTGTTGTTGTACCATTACCATTATTGTACTCAAAGAGTGTAAGAATCATTTTCCTTCACACAtacatctcttttttttatttgtttctctttctttcactctctctcttctcatctCTCTCACCAAAACTCATTTACGTCATAGCAATACTGTAATATATATCTGAATCTGAGAAATTGTATTTTAGAATATATTTATATGACAAAAtctatatttatcattttaaaatcactcCTGCGAGCTACCACAAATGAGAACAACAATTTTGCTCACTTtatagtaaataattaaaaaaaaaaattatcttaaaaaaatgacttgtctctaaaaaattattttaaaattaaaataaagaaagaataaaaagaataatatttaagTAATATggtgaaataataaataatcaaatgtatgatattttttaaaatcattaattaaaatagataaaataaattttagttaaccattttacatataaaaataaaaatgcataacCAATTGGGAGTGACATAAGCCCTCTTATCAGAAATAAAAATGGGAGAAAATGGGAGATTTTTGAATGGGAGGGGAGCATCTACCTTTTCTTACGATATTCCGAAACTAACACTAAAAATAATGGGAGTCCACGGCTACAACAAAACAAACTGTTTCAAACTTGAGATCTACATTCCTCCATTTAGttatctttttactttttctttcaaatttacaGCCTATTCTATTTAACAGTCAACTATTTCACGAAACGTCCCGGGTCCCCAACAAAACCCTGGCACGCCGAAACGCTTCTACAACGCAGGCAGCGACTCCGGTCGCCACGAAAACTCCGACATGTCGGAATGATCAAACAACCCTCCTAACGGCACAAACTCGGAACTACTGTCGTTGACGTTGCTGTTCGGGTCAACCCCGAGTCCGAACTCGAACGAGTCGTAACTTCGCATCTCGTTCTCGAACCCTAAGATCCCATCCAATCCAATGGCGTCTGATGAACCCGTCTCGAAATCTACGGCTTCGATCCTCGCTTCCTCGCCGGAGGTGATTGTCGGCGGGAGACCGAGCTCGTCGTCGGACGCTCCAAGAAGGTAACCGAGCTCCGGCTGAGACTCGCCGGAGTCTGAAGGGAGATCCAGAACCGCCAGCGCCGGAGATGGAATCAGAATCTCTTCCTCGAAGCTTCTAATCACCGAGTCAAGGCCTTGGATAGCAGAGTCACGGTCTGTGACCACGTCCGAGTCATCTAGGATGTTGAGTAGGTCGTCATGGATCCGCTGTGCCTCGGGCGAGCTCAACTGCGATTCCTCCGACTCGGCCTGAAAACGCTTCGACTCGGGCGAGTTACTGTGCGAGTCATCCTCGAGTCGCTTCCTCTTGTGGTCGGAGCACTCTTCCATTGTGGACCAATAAAAAGTTGGAGCGGAAAAAGGTTTTCCGAATCTTCTTATTTCAAGGGGAATtgaggagagagagattatGCAGCAGTTGAGATAAAGGTAAATGAAGGGGGCGAAAATGAAAATTACGAAGATAGTTTATAGAATAAGAATAAATAATGGAGACTAAAAAAATCTTCCGTTTAGAGAGAGAGGAGTTTCAAGTTTGAGTGGGGAGGGAAAGGGAAATGGGAGAGTGTATATATAGTGGGCGGAAAAGAGGGATGGGATTTGGgatttcataaaataattacaagGGCGGGTGGCGACAAAGACAGGCGCGTGTAGAGCGGAGAAGGTCCGGTCGCATCACGGACGTCTGTcactttactttttctttttctgtctcGTGCCCTATTTATTCtgtgaggatttttttttttgtcaaattaacTATATTTGATTCCCGACTGTCCAAGTCCGTTCGGGTCCCACCGATTAATAGGCGGTATCTTGTGGATGTGGTTGGGGCTTTGATTTCTCGGTTTTCCCCCTTTTGCTTCGCTCGGCTTCGCTTGGAATTGGACTGCTCACCGGTGGAGCGCCCTTGATGCTGTTTTTGCTTTGCTGtccttttttgcttttcttttttcttttattgacgggttctttattttattataggCGTGGCTTTTACGTGTTAACAAATCTTGTGTGAATCCCATCACCTCACTCTAGCCGCTCCTGTCTTTCTTACGGTTGCATTTCTCCGTTTCACATCTTATCATTTAGATTAATTATATTTAGTAGACGGTTATATAGTTTtagtaatataataataaaaattaatatttagattaatatttctttaaaaaaatgaagaaaaaaaaaagaatatgaattAATTTTCATTGTCACAGCATTCTCTATTATATAATAACAGACAATTTATCAATCTACTTTATAAATTAAACAACTATTTTCTTCCAAATCTACACCTAAAAATTATCTTACATTTAATTTTTGCTCATCCTTGGTattaaagaaaatgttaaagTAATCATTTGTATGAAGGATTAATGTAGACAAAGGTACaaccaagatttttttttatttaggagGTCCaaatatggttaaataaataaGCACATAAATATATACAATCTCAATTTTTGAATGAGATATATAGAATTTCTCTATGTTTGTGTGGGGTTCAAACCTACGtaaataaataagcatatatatatagtctctttatatttgtatttgtgttCA is a window of Alnus glutinosa chromosome 4, dhAlnGlut1.1, whole genome shotgun sequence DNA encoding:
- the LOC133867161 gene encoding uncharacterized protein LOC133867161, whose product is MEECSDHKRKRLEDDSHSNSPESKRFQAESEESQLSSPEAQRIHDDLLNILDDSDVVTDRDSAIQGLDSVIRSFEEEILIPSPALAVLDLPSDSGESQPELGYLLGASDDELGLPPTITSGEEARIEAVDFETGSSDAIGLDGILGFENEMRSYDSFEFGLGVDPNSNVNDSSSEFVPLGGLFDHSDMSEFSWRPESLPAL